In Helianthus annuus cultivar XRQ/B chromosome 9, HanXRQr2.0-SUNRISE, whole genome shotgun sequence, the following are encoded in one genomic region:
- the LOC110880339 gene encoding disease resistance-like protein DSC1 has product MTPHLQTLDLSKCDLFVELHLPIECSHLKSLDLSGSKVSKLNLGMTPHLETLDLSRCKEFVELQLPVECPNPNLKSLDLSGSKVSNLNLGMIPHLETLDLSKCKEFIELQLPVECPNLKSLDLSGSKVSNLNLGMTPHLQRLDLEGCYCLEKIHAPVGCLKQLAYLNLTGSLRFKYFLFNKWSQLPGSDSAPTLELTAESLDICPLHPNNNFPKFQLQCKYVEPVSSWSGNVEMLLSFGVCACTNLDSFSASICGLQRLGKLTLEGSIPEVPKDLYQLESLEALTLCMKKITHLPDSISMMKQLKSLTLKSCWLLEQLPKDLGRLECLKELILTDCIQLRDIPHNVRNMKCLRRLNFSYRSQVKELPEELGRLECASTNLGSFLASICGLQHLRELTLEGGIPEVPKDLGRLESLEELTLSMKEIKHLPNSICMLKHLNSCYGSRPSSKKS; this is encoded by the coding sequence ATGACTCCGCATCTTCAGACACTAGATCTTTCTAAATGTGATTTATTTGTAGAACTCCACTTGCCCATTGAATGTTCACACCTTAAATCGCTTGATCTTAGTGGTTCTAAGGTGAGTAAGCTCAACCTCGGGATGACTCCACATCTCGAGACGTTAGATCTTTCTAGATGTAAGGAATTTGTAGAACTCCAATTGCCCGTTGAATGTCCGAATCCAAACCTCAAATCCCTCGATCTTAGTGGTTCTAAAGTGAGTAACCTTAACCTTGGGATGATTCCACATCTGGAGACGTTAGATCTTTCTAAATGTAAGGAATTTATAGAACTCCAACTGCCTGTTGAATGTCCAAACCTCAAATCCCTTGATCTTAGTGGTTCTAAGGTGAGTAACCTTAACCTTGGAATGACTCCGCATCTTCAGAGGTTGGATCTTGAAGGATGTTACTGTCTTGAAAAAATTCACGCTCCAGTGGGATGTCTAAAACAGCTTGCCTACTTAAACTTAACTGGTAGTTTGAGGTTTAAATATTTTTTGTTTAACAAATGGTCTCAATTACCTGGTTCTGATTCTGCGCCTACGTTAGAACTTACTGCGGAGTCCCTTGATATATGTCCACTGCATCCCAACAATAATTTTCCAAAGTTTCAGTTGCAATGTAAATATGTTGAACCTGTATCCTCATGGAGTGGAAATGTTGAGATGCTACTTTCTTTTGGTGTATGTGCTTGTACAAACCTTGACTCCTTTTCAGCAAGCATATGTGGCTTACAACGTTTAGGAAAGCTTACACTTGAAGGTAGTATTCCTGAGGTGCCCAAGGATCTGTACCAGTTAGAAAGTCTAGAGGCCTTAACCTTGTGCATGAAAAAGATTACGCATCTTCCAGATAGCATTAGTATGATGAAACAACTGAAATCTCTTACACTTAAATCTTGTTGGCTTCTGGAGCAGTTACCTAAGGATCTAGGCAGATTAGAGTGTTTAAAGGAGCTAATCCTAACGGATTGTATCCAATTAAGAGATATTCCGCACAACGTCCGTAACATGAAATGTTTAAGACGCCTAAATTTCTCCTATCGTAGTCAAGTTAAGGAACTGCCAGAGGAACTTGGACGTTTAGAATGTGCTAGCACAAACCTTGGGTCTTTTTTGGCAAGCATTTGTGGTTTGCAACATTTAAGAGAGCTTACACTTGAAGGCGGTATTCCTGAGGTGCCCAAGGATCTGGGCCGGTTAGAAAGTCTAGAGGAACTAACTTTGTCGATGAAAGAGATTAAGCATCTTCCAAATAGCATTTGTATGTTGAAACATCTAAATTCCTGTTATGGATCCAGGCCCAGCAGCAAGAAGAGTTAG